A window of Deinococcus sp. YIM 134068 genomic DNA:
TCGACGAGCCGACCTCGGCGCTCGACCCCATCGGGCGGGTGGAGGTGCGCGAGATCATCGAGCGGCTGCGGGCCGAGGGCGTGGCCGTGTTCCTGAACTCCCACCTGCTGTCGGAGGTCGAGCAGGTCTGCGACCGGGTGGCGTTCGTGAAGGCCGGTCGGGTGCTGCGCCAGGGCACCATGCGCGAGCTGATGGGCGGGGTGCTGCCGGTGGAAGTGCGGGTGGACCACCTCCCGCCGGGCCTGCTCGCGGCGCTGGGGCAGATCGGCGAGGTGCGCCACACCGACACGAACACGCCGGGCCGCGCCTCCGTGGAGCTGTGGCTGGACCGCGAGGACCGCCTCCCCGCCCTCGCCGACGCCGTTCACGCCCACCGCGCCCGCCTGTACGCCCTGACCCCGCGCCGCCCCGACCTGGAGACGATGTTCCTCGAACTCATCGAGGACACGCCGGAGGCCGCGCGCCCCGCCCGCCCCCCGGAGGTGGCCCGTGCGTAACGTCCTCCTCATCGCCGAACTCAGCCTGCGCGAGGCCGTCCGCAAACGGCTGGTGGTCGTGCTGCTGCTGCTCACCGCCGCGTTCCTGGGCTTCTATCTGTACGGCGTCTTCCGGCTGGAGCAGAACCTCGACCAGCGCGCGGTCGAGGCGGGGCTGGATGGTCGCAGCGTGAGCGGGGCGGCGAACCTGCCCGTGATGTTCACGGCGTTTTTCGGAATGTACCTCGTGTACTTCCTGGGGTCCCTGATGTCGGTGCTGTCCACCGTCGGGGCGGTGAGCGGGGACGTGGAAAGCGGCGTGATGCAGAGTGTGATTGCCCGGCCCGTCAGCCGCGCCCAGCTCGTCCTCGGGCGCTGGCTGGGCTTCACGGTGGTGAACGTCGGGTACGTCGCGTTGCTGAGCGTGGCGCTGCTGGTCGGCATCCGGCTGATCACCGGCTTTCTGCCGCCCTCGCCCGTGCCCGCCACCCTCCTCGTGCTGCTCGCCATGATCCTCACCACGGCCCTGACGGTGCTCGGCAGCACCCTGTTCACGACCCTCGCCAACGGCATCGGCGTGTTCGTGCTGTACGGCGCGGGCTTTGCGGGCGGCATCATGAGCAGCATCGGGTCCCTGGCCGACAGCCCGACCCTCACGGCCCTGGGCCGCCTCGCCAACATCGTGATGCCCACCAACGCCCTGTGGCTGGGGGCCACCTACCACCTGCAACCCGAGATCATGCTTCAGGTCACTGCCGCCGCCCGTGGGGCCAATCCCTTCCTGAGTACCGAACCCCTGGCCCCCGGTCTGCTCGTGTGGGCGGTCGTCCTCGCCGTGCTGGCGGTGGCGGGCGGGATGTGGCAGTTCAGCCGCAGGGATTTATAGGGGTTAGGAGTTAGGGAAAAGAGGCGTTCCTCATCCCTAACGCCTCACCCCTAATTCCTTTCCCCTCAGAAATTCGCCTCCTCCGGCGGCAGCGGCACCGCCTGCCAGGTCGCCTCCGCCGTGTCGTCGTTGCCCTCGCGGCCTGCCCCGGCGGTGGCGTGGCAGGTGAAGCTCATCAGCGGCCACGTCACGCGGCCCTCGTGCAGGCTCATGACGTAGGTGCCGTGCTCGGCTGCGCCGGGGGTGCGGCCCGCCGGGGTCTGGTAGCGGACCTCCAGCCGCTCGCCCACGCCCACCTCGGGAAGGGAGGAAGCGGTGACGGCACCCTCGAAGGTCCGCTCGGGATCGTAGACTCCACCGCGCCACGCGCCGCGCAGTTCGATCATCGAAGAGGTCAGTCCCAGGTGTACCTGTGTCATGCCCTACAAAAGCGCAGGCCGGGGTGAAGGGAATGTGACCCTCCTCAAGCTCAGCCCTGACAAAGGGGGCGGGAGGGGGGGACGGCACCCAGGGGGCTAGACAAGGGAGGGGTTACAGGTCCAGCGGGTCGGGCATCTCGCTCGCCGCGCGGCCCTCCTCCTTGCGGTGCTGGTTGATAAAGCCCTTCTCGCGGGCGGGCAGGTTGCCCTGGCTGGCGGTGGAGTCGCCGAGGTCCAGACGCTCGTCGCTGTGCTCGACGGTCGGGTTGGGGGAGGTGGGGATGTCGGCATCGCGGTCGGTCATGCGCTTCTCCTGGGGACGGGGCATGGCATCGGGGATGGTGGGTTCGGTGCCCGCCGTGCCTGACGTGGTGGAAAGGACGGTGACGGTCTGGGGGCGGGATGAGGTCGGGTCGGGGTCCTCCGAGTGGACCTCGGACGGGTCGCCGCCGAGTTCGCGCATCAGGCGTTCGCGGGCGCTGATCTCGTCGTCCACCCGGCGAATGTCCTCCTGCACGCCCCGGAGGGTGCTCACGTCCGCCCCCGAATGGTACGAGCGGCCCAGCCGGGCGTACAGCAGGTCGAGTTCGCGGGTGAGCTGGAAGACCTCCAGCCGCAGCCGGGCGACCTGTGCGAGTTCCTCACCGCGCCGCTGCACCCGCCCGGCTCCCCGGCGCACACTGCTCAGCAGGTTGTCCAGCATGGGCCGATTCTCGCGCCACCCCGGGGGGGGTGGGTGAGGCGGCCCTTAGTGAAAGGTCACGCGCGGGAGAAGGGGAGGTCGCCAGTTGCCGGGAGGGCCGGGGTTGGGGTATGCCGGGGGATGCTTGTGTGTTTGGAGAATCGCCGGGAGTCGTTGCTCTCTTCTCCGGGGACGCCCTGCCCGCTCACCCCCTCCCAGCCTCCCCCCTCAAGGGGAAGGAGCAAAAACTGGGTGAACTGAAGAACTGGACGACTCCTTGAACGCGCCTCAAACGAGAGAACCTGCCCGGAGGAGTCATTCCCCAGAAAGCAGGTTCTGTCTGTGACCGCCGTATCTACACTTCTAAACTCAACGTCCCAGCGCCCCGCTGACGGCTGAGGGTTGACGGCTGATCGCTTCCTCACCCTCCGCGAGCAGATGCGCCAGCGCCAGCGGAATTGCCGCGTCCCAGCCCTGCGGGTGGCAGGCGGCGGGGTAGGGCACGGGCGGACCGTCCTCACGCGGGAAGCCCGCGAGGAGTTCACTCAGGCGGGCGTCGGGTGCCCAGCGGGCCACATCGAAAAGGGTGCGGGCGACCTGCCGGGCCTCGTCGCGCAGCCCGTAACGTGCCATGCCGAGGGCTGCCGCCGCCGTGTCGTGGGGCCACACGCTGCCGTTGTGGTACGAGACCGGGTTGTAGCGAAGCTCGTTCAGACCGAGGGTGCGGATGCCCCAGCCGCTCCATAGCTCGTCCCCGAGCGCCGTGCGGGCGACCTGCCCGGCGTACTCGGGCGGAATAATGCCCGTCCAGAGGGTATGCGCCGGGTTACTGACGAGGACGCGCAGGGGCTTCTTATCGCCGTTCAGGCCGTGGACGTAGTAACCGCGTTCCGGCCACCAGAAGGTTCTTTGGAACGTGTCGCGGAGGGTTCGGGCACGCTCTTCCCACTGCGCCGCACGTTCCGACTCGCCCAACTGTCGGTACATACGGGCCGCCGCGAGGTAGGCCGCGTAGGCGTAGCCCTGCACCTCGATCACCGCGACGTGACCGCTCACATCCTCCCCGTCCTCGGTGAAGGTGGAGTCGCCGCTGTCCTTCCACACCGCGTTCGTGATGCCGCCGGGGTCGGGGGTGTACTCGATCAGGCCGTCGCCGTCGGGATCGCCCAATGTCGTCAGCCACTCCAGGGCCGCCTCCCAGTTCGGGCGCAGCTCACGGGCGAGGTCGGGCCGCTGGCGACTCAGCTCGCCCACCAGCCACACGAAGAGGGGTGTGGCGTCGGCGGTCGCGTAGTACGGGCGGTGGGGGGTGCGGCCCAGC
This region includes:
- a CDS encoding ABC transporter permease encodes the protein MRNVLLIAELSLREAVRKRLVVVLLLLTAAFLGFYLYGVFRLEQNLDQRAVEAGLDGRSVSGAANLPVMFTAFFGMYLVYFLGSLMSVLSTVGAVSGDVESGVMQSVIARPVSRAQLVLGRWLGFTVVNVGYVALLSVALLVGIRLITGFLPPSPVPATLLVLLAMILTTALTVLGSTLFTTLANGIGVFVLYGAGFAGGIMSSIGSLADSPTLTALGRLANIVMPTNALWLGATYHLQPEIMLQVTAAARGANPFLSTEPLAPGLLVWAVVLAVLAVAGGMWQFSRRDL
- a CDS encoding amylo-alpha-1,6-glucosidase, which codes for MLTTRTVLKENDLYLVGDTHYAVAGEESGLYRRDTRYLSRYEWRLGGERPQPLVQHERWPFWLHAQSANANVGYTMQVGLARDLTVTATELRDTLRVTLYEPGAHRLTLHLGADFLDMFEVRGWPGDLGPRTVEVREVPGGVEFGYTAGDGLRCRALVQATPAPTWDGETLSWEITDDTELRVSVFPLQGDEEPTPGDPETLAREYEALHAPISLPDPRDAHILERSVQDLRSLSFQTEAGPFPAAGLPWFVAPFGRDSLIISLLVQEHRPELGVTVARYLAARQGRRHDPVTLEQPGKILHEERVGELTRLGRTPHRPYYATADATPLFVWLVGELSRQRPDLARELRPNWEAALEWLTTLGDPDGDGLIEYTPDPGGITNAVWKDSGDSTFTEDGEDVSGHVAVIEVQGYAYAAYLAAARMYRQLGESERAAQWEERARTLRDTFQRTFWWPERGYYVHGLNGDKKPLRVLVSNPAHTLWTGIIPPEYAGQVARTALGDELWSGWGIRTLGLNELRYNPVSYHNGSVWPHDTAAAALGMARYGLRDEARQVARTLFDVARWAPDARLSELLAGFPREDGPPVPYPAACHPQGWDAAIPLALAHLLAEGEEAISRQPSAVSGALGR